From Clostridia bacterium, the proteins below share one genomic window:
- a CDS encoding IS110 family transposase gives MKLFVGIDISSLKLDVCFKDSEEQILHEATLPNDINGATEIKEIILKLNENINYQTIKVGMESTSVYSFHPATFLAENIELKKLDVKVIVQNPKVIARFKGLFEEDKTDTIDARRIADFLRLNLNGNTIIKEEKYVALQRLTRSRLQLVEQMTECKQHFLENLYYKCNTLTRDVETSIFGATMMDLLTDSLSFGEIAEMEIIDLAAILQEKGRGRFGDPNKLANAINKAIRDSYRLGKVLEDSVDVVLGTYAMMIKTLKQQIKGLDKAIEALLVIIPESQCLQSIPGIGPVFTAGILAEIGQVERFEDQAKLAKYAGLYWKKKQSGSRESERTSLTRTGNHYLRYYLVEAANSIKNREPVYKEYYYKKYDEVPKHKHKRALVLTARKLVRLVDVLLRNHQLYMPERSA, from the coding sequence ATGAAATTATTTGTTGGTATTGATATAAGCTCGCTAAAATTGGATGTTTGTTTCAAAGATAGCGAAGAGCAAATTCTCCATGAGGCCACACTCCCAAATGACATTAACGGAGCCACAGAAATCAAAGAAATTATTTTAAAGCTAAATGAAAATATCAACTATCAAACCATTAAAGTTGGTATGGAATCTACCTCTGTTTATAGTTTTCATCCAGCCACCTTTTTAGCGGAAAACATAGAACTAAAGAAACTAGATGTCAAAGTCATTGTCCAAAACCCTAAAGTTATTGCTCGCTTCAAAGGATTATTCGAAGAAGATAAGACAGATACCATCGATGCTCGCAGAATAGCTGACTTCTTACGTCTTAATCTAAACGGCAATACTATCATCAAAGAAGAAAAATATGTGGCTTTACAACGATTAACTCGTTCCCGACTTCAATTGGTAGAACAGATGACAGAGTGCAAACAGCATTTCTTGGAGAACCTCTACTACAAATGCAACACACTCACAAGAGATGTTGAAACATCCATCTTTGGTGCCACCATGATGGACTTACTTACAGATTCTTTGTCTTTCGGTGAAATCGCCGAGATGGAAATTATAGATTTAGCCGCGATACTGCAAGAGAAAGGACGAGGACGTTTCGGTGACCCAAATAAACTAGCTAATGCCATTAATAAGGCTATTCGTGATTCCTATCGCCTCGGTAAGGTTCTAGAAGACTCTGTAGATGTCGTCCTAGGCACTTATGCCATGATGATTAAAACTCTTAAGCAACAAATCAAAGGACTAGACAAAGCTATTGAAGCCCTTTTAGTTATAATTCCTGAAAGCCAATGTTTACAAAGCATCCCAGGAATTGGCCCGGTTTTCACCGCAGGTATTTTAGCTGAAATTGGACAAGTCGAGCGTTTTGAAGATCAAGCTAAACTGGCCAAGTATGCAGGTCTTTATTGGAAAAAGAAACAGTCTGGTTCCCGGGAATCGGAGCGAACTTCATTAACCCGCACAGGAAATCATTACTTGCGATATTACCTTGTTGAAGCTGCCAATTCGATTAAAAATCGTGAGCCTGTGTACAAAGAATATTATTACAAAAAGTATGATGAAGTTCCTAAACATAAACACAAACGAGCACTCGTACTAACAGCAAGAAAACTTGTGCGATTGGTGGATGTGCTACTACGCAATCACCAACTTTATATGCCAGAAAGGAGTGCCTAG
- a CDS encoding S-layer homology domain-containing protein yields MRINRCLILMIINFLLLINPVVMASDYVDWHNHWAQEQIYDWVKKDLISGYPDGTLKPDQEITRAEFFSLVNRVFGYKELAGFNFPDVKESDWFAGEIAKACAIGYLAGYPDGTCKPHNYISRQESAVVLARLLKLETSGSLAVNFTDKELVPTWSLPAIKAMVNNGYLVGYPDGTFRPEKAITRAEALVILSRITGTLFNHFGVYDLNQVIEGNVTINEQGVVLKNTVITGNLYLTEGIGEGNVVLDNVLVKGITRISGGGENSIFIKDSILGTIFVDSTLQKRIRLVAQGAAKIELVNAETDVLLEGAAKQGFKKVVVQGAKTELIGDFAEVVVKKASQIDLLVGTIENFIFTPFAEGSAVNLAPQTEVATLIIAGAVKVTGMGIIHFAEIMTNGVELDLEPKEMIVGKGFSVKIVGRGGIVKIPSGVIGASKKIGLTSVSVIGLAKFGEELKANVMPARARVNYQWLISDQKDGPYRNIVGAVKKTYQVGAQDVDQWIMVTAEGMGNYSGKVKSMAKGPIKPIEYLSSDSFNFDLYVDFGTPGSEVIGKLKKIVGINGTHGERGRAEIAWGIINYNPNQVGSYQAVGKIILPAGWGGEPINITATITIRPQRNVISNTLKAVIDVKVGLYKDLWY; encoded by the coding sequence ATGAGGATTAATAGGTGTTTAATACTCATGATTATTAATTTTTTGCTGCTGATTAATCCTGTTGTGATGGCCAGTGATTATGTGGATTGGCATAATCACTGGGCTCAGGAACAAATTTATGATTGGGTTAAAAAGGATTTAATTAGTGGTTATCCTGATGGGACTTTGAAGCCTGACCAAGAAATAACCAGGGCAGAATTTTTTTCTTTGGTTAATAGGGTTTTTGGTTATAAAGAATTGGCTGGGTTTAATTTTCCTGATGTAAAAGAAAGTGATTGGTTTGCGGGGGAAATTGCCAAAGCTTGTGCCATTGGTTATTTAGCAGGTTATCCCGATGGTACTTGTAAACCTCATAATTACATTAGTAGACAAGAAAGTGCTGTTGTTTTGGCAAGGCTTTTAAAACTAGAAACTTCTGGTTCTTTAGCGGTAAATTTTACTGATAAAGAATTAGTCCCTACATGGAGCCTGCCGGCGATTAAAGCTATGGTGAATAATGGTTATTTGGTAGGTTACCCAGATGGAACTTTTAGACCGGAAAAAGCAATTACTAGAGCGGAAGCTTTGGTAATATTGTCGCGAATAACTGGAACCCTTTTTAATCATTTTGGTGTTTATGATCTTAATCAAGTGATAGAAGGGAATGTGACTATTAATGAGCAAGGTGTTGTTTTAAAAAATACGGTCATTACTGGCAACCTTTATTTAACCGAGGGAATAGGTGAGGGTAATGTTGTCTTGGATAATGTTTTGGTAAAAGGGATTACTCGGATCTCGGGTGGTGGGGAAAATAGCATTTTTATTAAAGATTCGATCTTAGGGACAATTTTTGTTGATTCTACTTTACAAAAAAGAATTCGGCTAGTAGCACAAGGTGCTGCCAAAATTGAATTGGTAAATGCTGAGACTGATGTTTTATTAGAAGGAGCGGCTAAACAGGGTTTTAAAAAGGTAGTTGTTCAAGGTGCGAAAACTGAACTAATTGGTGATTTTGCCGAAGTTGTAGTGAAAAAGGCTTCACAAATAGATTTATTGGTGGGAACAATAGAGAACTTTATTTTTACTCCTTTTGCTGAGGGAAGTGCTGTTAATTTGGCACCACAGACGGAAGTAGCCACCCTTATTATTGCTGGAGCGGTGAAAGTAACTGGTATGGGGATAATTCATTTTGCGGAAATTATGACTAATGGTGTGGAATTAGATTTAGAACCTAAAGAAATGATTGTGGGTAAAGGCTTTAGTGTTAAAATTGTCGGAAGAGGGGGAATTGTGAAAATTCCATCGGGGGTAATAGGTGCTAGTAAAAAAATTGGTTTAACTAGTGTTAGTGTGATTGGCCTAGCTAAGTTTGGGGAGGAGCTAAAGGCAAATGTAATGCCGGCAAGAGCTAGGGTAAATTATCAGTGGCTGATAAGTGATCAGAAAGATGGACCATATCGTAATATTGTTGGTGCAGTAAAAAAGACTTATCAAGTAGGGGCCCAAGATGTTGATCAATGGATTATGGTGACTGCTGAGGGCATGGGTAATTATTCGGGTAAAGTAAAAAGTATGGCAAAAGGTCCCATAAAACCAATAGAGTATTTGTCTTCTGATAGCTTTAATTTTGATTTGTATGTAGATTTTGGTACCCCGGGTAGTGAAGTCATTGGAAAATTGAAAAAAATTGTGGGTATAAATGGTACACATGGTGAAAGGGGTAGGGCTGAGATTGCTTGGGGAATTATTAATTACAACCCTAATCAGGTTGGTAGTTATCAAGCCGTGGGAAAGATTATTTTACCCGCGGGTTGGGGAGGTGAACCAATTAACATAACAGCAACCATAACTATTAGACCACAAAGAAATGTAATATCTAATACCTTAAAGGCAGTTATTGATGTAAAAGTTGGTCTTTATAAAGACTTATGGTATTAA